One region of Cucurbita pepo subsp. pepo cultivar mu-cu-16 chromosome LG03, ASM280686v2, whole genome shotgun sequence genomic DNA includes:
- the LOC111790113 gene encoding probable polygalacturonase: MEELYNKPIKAQVVKMAILVLILAAAMMGEVEGRKGRKHRKGRIVEGKMIEYGAISCRAHSASITDFGGVGDGETSNTKAFQAAVERLSQYAGDGGAQLYVPAGRWLTGSFNLTSHFTLFLHQDAVLLASQDLNEWSVVEPLPSYGHGRDTSGGRYISLIFGTNLTDVVITGNNGTIDGQGDRWWQLFHQGKLKYTRPYLIEIMYSSNIQISNLTLLNSPSWNVHPVYSSNLVIQGITIIAPVRSPNTDGINPDSCTNVRIEDCYIVSGDDCVAVKSGWDEYGIRFGWPTKQLVIRRLTCISPTSAVIALGSEMSGGIQDVRAEDITAINSESGVRIKTGIGRGGYVKDIYVRRMTMHTMKWAFWMTGNYGSHADKKYDPHALPVIQGINYRDIVVENATMAARLEGISGDSFTDICISNVTISMAPKAKKQPWTCTDVEGITSQVTPPPCSLLPDQGEEKITTCKFPEDTIPIEAVELRKCSYQISHV, encoded by the exons ATGGAGGAACTCTACAACAAACCCATTAAAGCTCAG GTAGTGAAAATGGCGATTTTGGTGCTTATTCTGGCGGCGGCGATGATGGGGGAAGTTGAGGGGAGGAAGGGGAGAAAGCACAGAAAGGGGAGGATTGTGGAGGGCAAGATGATTGAATATGGGGCTATAAGTTGCAGAGCCCACAGTGCTTCCATAACGGACTTCGGCGGCGTTGGCGACGGAGAGACGTCGAATACGAAGGCGTTTCAGGCGGCTGTGGAGCGGCTCAGCCAATACGCCGGCGATGGTGGCGCTCAGCTGTATGTGCCGGCGGGGAGGTGGCTTACCGGCAGCTTCAACCTCACCAGTCATTTTACTCTGTTTCTGCATCAGGATGCTGTCCTGCTTGCTTCTCAG GATCTGAATGAATGGTCTGTGGTTGAACCGCTGCCATCCTACGGTCATGGAAGGGACACATCGGGGGGACGGTACATCAGTTTAATCTTTGGAACAAACCTCACTGATGTTGTCATCACAG GAAACAATGGTACGATTGACGGTCAGGGTGATCGCTGGTGGCAGCTGTTTCATCAGGGAAAGCTTAAGTACACCCGACCGTACTTGATCGAGATCATGTATTCCAGCAATATACAGATATCGAATCTGACCCTGCTGAATTCTCCATCTTGGAATGTTCATCCTGTTTACAGCAG CAACCTTGTTATTCAAGGCATCACCATTATCGCTCCAGTTCGATCTCCGAATACAGACGGTATCAACCCAG ATTCCTGCACAAACGTTAGAATTGAAGATTGTTACATAGTATCTGGAGATGATTGTGTAGCTGTTAAGAGTGGCTGGGATGAGTATGGCATAAGATTTGGATGGCCGACTAAGCAACTGGTCATCAGACGCCTCACATGCATTTCGCCTACAAGTGCTGTAATTGCACTGGGAAGTGAGATGTCGGGTGGGATCCAAGATGTCCGAGCCGAAGACATCACAGCCATCAATTCCGAATCCGGGGTCAGGATCAAAACTGGCATAGGAAGGGGAGGATATGTAAAAGACATATATGTAAGGAGGATGACAATGCATACCATGAAATGGGCATTTTGGATGACAGGCAATTACGGGTCACATGCTGATAAGAAATACGACCCCCACGCATTGCCTGTAATTCAAGGAATCAACTACAGGGATATAGTCGTTGAAAACGCAACAATGGCAGCGAGATTGGAGGGAATTTCGGGTGACTCATTTACAGATATCTGCATTTCCAATGTGACAATCAGCATGGCACCAAAGGCCAAGAAACAGCCATGGACTTGCACTGATGTTGAGGGAATAACCAGCCAGGTTACTCCTCCACCGTGCAGTCTGTTACCCGATCAGGGTGAAGAAAAGATTACAACATGCAAATTTCCAGAGGACACTATACCAATTGAAGCAGTCGAGTTGAGAAAATGCTCATATCAAATCAGTCATGTATGA
- the LOC111790116 gene encoding protein BPS1, chloroplastic-like — MSKPQEPHRPFFHFGNPFRAISPKGSKLSSRLVFLLATFEDSLAQKLSKLTPKSDNDVFSFLWMGLAMKLLCEIHNDVKTLIGDLELPVSDWGEKWLDEYLDVSVKLLDICNDFSSDLSQLNQGHLILRCALHNLASTSSNQFVPARSSLDAWNQHISSRTSRVENRSPIMDHLEELLDLPKVKNSPKGKVLMQVMYGVKVATLFICSVFAYAFSGSSKRLLSINVPDTYRWAQAFTELQKNVNMGIKINHSSGRFTALRDLNAVDERVKKLHSMIQENIDGGMKVEECQNLIVDLRSEAEKLTQGVDHLTKQVDEFFYIVLSGRDALLSNLRSSEIVFDQGMRGCLQGNRDGV; from the coding sequence ATGAGCAAACCGCAAGAGCCGCACCGgcctttctttcattttgggAATCCTTTTCGTGCTATATCGCCAAAGGGTTCAAAATTGTCTTCTAgacttgtttttcttttagccACTTTTGAGGATTCCTTGGCACAGAAGCTGAGCAAGCTTACTCCTAAATCGGATAATGACGTATTTAGCTTCTTATGGATGGGATTAGCAATGAAGCTGCTGTGTGAAATTCACAATGATGTAAAAACTCTTATAGGAGATCTTGAGCTCCCTGTATCTGACTGGGGTGAGAAATGGCTAGATGAGTACCTGGACGTCAGTGTGAAATTACTTGATATATGCAATGATTTTAGCTCTGATCTCTCACAGTTAAATCAGGGTCATCTGATACTTCGGTGTGCCCTGCACAATCTGGCTTCTACATCTTCCAACCAGTTTGTTCCGGCCCGTTCTTCGTTAGATGCATGGAATCAACATATTAGTTCCAGAACCTCCAGAGTTGAGAACCGTTCTCCTATTATGGACCATCTTGAGGAATTACTTGATCTTCCGAAGGTCAAGAACTCACCCAAAGGCAAGGTTTTGATGCAAGTGATGTACGGAGTGAAGGTGGCAACTTTGTTTATTTGCAGTGTTTTTGCTTATGCCTTCTCCGGTTCTTCCAAAAGGCTGTTATCCATCAATGTTCCGGATACATACAGATGGGCACAAGCGTTTACTGAATTAcagaaaaatgtaaatatgggaattaaaataaatcattccAGTGGAAGGTTTACTGCGTTGAGAGATCTTAATGCAGTTGATGAGCGTGTAAAAAAACTGCACTCTATGATTCAAGAAAATATTGATGGTGGCATGAAAGTGGAAGaatgtcaaaatttgattGTAGATTTGAGGAGCGAGGCAGAAAAGCTTACACAAGGTGTTGATCATCTTACAAAACAAGTTGATGAGTTTTTTTACATTGTTTTATCTGGACGTGATGCATTGCTTTCAAATCTTAGATCAAGTGAAATAGTATTTGATCAGGGAATGAGGGGCTGTCTACAAGGCAACCGTGACGGAGTCTGA